The proteins below come from a single Papaver somniferum cultivar HN1 chromosome 11, ASM357369v1, whole genome shotgun sequence genomic window:
- the LOC113324389 gene encoding uncharacterized protein LOC113324389 produces MPLWAYRASPRISTCVSPYSLVFGADAIFPTEIKIPPARIAKTSGVQWKEAEASNSRIAELDTVDSKRAKEEEHAQAYKNWIFRAYDKSVKPRVFKMGDLVLKTAKHIQQDMFAQKFSPKWEGPYVIPRLITVDTTRSSRRMEENWKQSLTENG; encoded by the coding sequence ATGCCGCTGTGGGCGTATCGGGCATCGCCTAGGATCTCTACTTGTGTTTCTCCTTATTCACTCGTATTTGGTGCAGACGCAATTTTCCCAACAGAGATTAAAATCCCGCCAGCTAGGATCGCAAAAACAAGTGGAGTTCAATGGAAAGAGGCTGAAGCATCCAATTCCAGAATTGCAGAGTTGGATACTGTGGACTCCAAGAGAGCTAAAGAGGAAGAGCATGCTCAAGCGTACAAAAATTGGATCTTCAGAGCATACGATAAATCTGTAAAACCACGAGTTTTTAAAATGGGAGATCTGGTATTAAAGACTGCTAAGcacattcagcaagacatgtTCGCAcagaagttctctccaaaatgggaaggtccctacGTGATCCCAAGGCTTATAACAGTGGATACTACAAGATCGTCAAggaggatggaggaaaattggaaGCAGTCATTAACGGAAAATGGCtga